Proteins encoded in a region of the Nocardia asteroides genome:
- a CDS encoding transcriptional repressor: MPDNTAAPQKPVGIRSTRQRSAIAALLGDIEEFRSAQDLHDELRKRGEGIGLTTVYRTLQSLADAGMVDVLRTDSGESVYRQCSTGHHHHLVCRHCGRTVEVEGPTVEAWAEAIAGEHGFTEISHTLEVFGTCKSCGTARRRNG, encoded by the coding sequence GTGCCAGACAACACGGCCGCTCCACAGAAACCGGTCGGTATCCGCAGCACCAGGCAGCGCAGCGCCATCGCCGCGCTGCTCGGTGACATCGAAGAGTTCCGCTCCGCGCAGGACCTACACGACGAGCTGCGCAAACGTGGCGAGGGCATCGGCCTGACCACGGTCTACCGGACCCTGCAGTCGCTGGCCGACGCGGGCATGGTCGACGTGCTGCGCACCGACTCCGGCGAGTCGGTCTACCGCCAGTGCTCCACCGGCCACCATCACCACCTGGTGTGCAGGCATTGCGGCCGCACCGTCGAAGTGGAGGGCCCGACGGTGGAGGCCTGGGCCGAAGCGATCGCCGGCGAGCACGGCTTCACGGAGATCAGCCACACGCTCGAGGTGTTCGGGACCTGTAAGTCCTGCGGGACGGCACGCCGACGCAACGGGTGA
- a CDS encoding DUF1707 domain-containing protein — protein sequence MSKDHVRASDADREKIVDQLRHAMNEGRLTLPEFDERLQQVYAAKTYGELTPLLSDLPAQRESRPARGTGIPQWIIIMWTPWVFVNALCVAIYLATGAGYFWPFWVAVPWGLALLIPTTIGIVTRGKSR from the coding sequence GTGAGCAAGGACCACGTGCGGGCATCCGACGCCGATCGCGAGAAGATCGTCGACCAACTGCGGCATGCGATGAACGAGGGCAGGCTGACGCTGCCCGAATTCGACGAACGGCTGCAACAGGTGTATGCCGCCAAGACCTATGGAGAACTCACGCCATTACTGTCCGACCTTCCCGCACAACGGGAATCGCGACCAGCGCGCGGCACCGGCATTCCCCAGTGGATCATCATCATGTGGACGCCGTGGGTGTTCGTCAACGCGCTGTGCGTGGCGATCTACCTGGCCACCGGCGCGGGCTACTTCTGGCCGTTCTGGGTCGCGGTGCCGTGGGGTCTGGCGCTGCTCATTCCGACCACGATCGGCATCGTCACCCGCGGGAAGAGCCGCTGA
- a CDS encoding transcriptional regulator, translated as MSLAAELEKIGLASVEEQLAHPTVVGIAEGTLPESVFRSWLEQDYLFLLDYVRVFARLAWQAPAAHLGDLVDLAHATYHDELSLHRSLAAEFGADLDGAVKGAPCAAYTAFLLDSAASYGEGLAALYPCMWGYSTLGARLALRPPAEPRYRRWVDTYADPGFAALARRCAQMIDESGADPVRAKELFGEGLRHELAFWDVPS; from the coding sequence ATGAGTCTCGCGGCAGAGTTGGAGAAGATCGGCCTGGCTTCGGTGGAGGAGCAGCTGGCCCATCCCACCGTGGTGGGCATCGCCGAGGGCACCTTGCCCGAATCGGTTTTCCGGTCCTGGTTGGAGCAGGACTATCTGTTCCTGCTCGACTACGTCCGAGTGTTCGCCCGCCTCGCCTGGCAGGCGCCTGCAGCCCATCTCGGCGACTTGGTCGATCTCGCGCACGCCACCTACCACGACGAACTGTCGCTGCATCGTTCGCTGGCCGCCGAATTCGGCGCCGATCTCGACGGCGCCGTCAAAGGCGCGCCGTGCGCGGCGTACACGGCGTTTCTTCTGGACTCCGCCGCGTCCTACGGCGAGGGTCTCGCCGCCCTCTACCCGTGCATGTGGGGGTACTCCACGCTCGGCGCGCGGCTGGCGCTGCGCCCGCCCGCCGAACCGCGCTACCGCCGCTGGGTCGACACCTACGCCGATCCGGGATTCGCCGCCCTCGCCCGTCGATGCGCCCAGATGATCGATGAATCCGGCGCCGACCCGGTGCGCGCGAAGGAGCTGTTCGGCGAAGGGCTGCGACACGAACTCGCGTTCTGGGACGTGCCCAGCTGA
- a CDS encoding acyltransferase, whose amino-acid sequence MPTTVGWASCSSTEARPIFSNSAARLIPAVFLIRPPGRFAPVSAVPHPCEVLWDEDALIRVLAPSEQRFVRHGTYTGRSVSVRGVLDVTALREAFATLRRAYPVIGCRIMEGVAGQGYLLAADQRAWAPVSVREGDVAAVGIPAADPAVQLAYLEVARASAEEWRVTLFAHHSVADAGHCVELLSRLWDFYTGIVEGGRTSVAPHEIPQSLEWHVAARGISRAAVSGFEDVTKPLPPEARDAPSDGAQPAPSTLARPLRVRLDRAATARIIDLGRKTGVTVNGLLTAALLRAHARETTGGATPLGCLYPVDLRSRLTPPVAAAAGTNMAGMASFAAEVDPAADLLELAQRISARLAHDLAEGVVRQSVLHFPDFYGVTRRHSLAGHIAVTNTGVVPAFRIPAGLELTDYEIVYLSAHPRPSAGASAAVTYLVYTFAGELTVGVLGGGAHAEGLLAAVRAELTALAAVCAG is encoded by the coding sequence ATGCCCACCACGGTGGGATGGGCCAGCTGCTCCTCCACCGAAGCCAGGCCGATCTTCTCCAACTCTGCCGCGAGACTCATACCGGCAGTCTTCCTCATCCGCCCGCCCGGTCGGTTTGCACCTGTGTCCGCGGTGCCGCACCCTTGCGAGGTGTTGTGGGATGAGGACGCGCTGATTCGGGTATTGGCGCCGTCGGAGCAGCGGTTCGTGCGGCATGGCACCTACACGGGCCGGTCGGTGTCGGTACGGGGAGTGCTCGACGTGACAGCGCTGCGCGAGGCATTCGCGACGCTGCGGCGCGCGTATCCGGTGATCGGCTGCCGCATCATGGAAGGTGTTGCGGGACAGGGATATCTGCTCGCCGCAGACCAGCGGGCATGGGCTCCGGTGTCCGTGCGGGAGGGTGACGTGGCGGCAGTCGGCATCCCCGCCGCGGATCCCGCGGTCCAGTTGGCCTATCTGGAAGTGGCGAGGGCGAGCGCGGAGGAATGGCGTGTCACGCTGTTCGCTCACCACAGCGTCGCCGATGCCGGGCACTGTGTCGAACTGCTGTCGCGACTGTGGGACTTCTACACCGGCATAGTCGAAGGCGGGCGGACGAGCGTTGCCCCACATGAGATTCCGCAATCCTTGGAGTGGCATGTCGCGGCGCGCGGCATCTCCCGGGCAGCGGTCTCCGGCTTCGAGGACGTGACCAAGCCGCTCCCGCCGGAAGCGAGGGACGCGCCATCCGACGGTGCGCAGCCCGCGCCGAGCACGCTGGCGCGCCCGCTGCGTGTGCGGCTGGATCGCGCCGCCACCGCGCGCATCATCGACCTCGGGCGCAAGACGGGCGTGACGGTGAACGGCCTGCTCACCGCCGCACTGCTGCGCGCCCACGCGCGCGAGACCACCGGAGGCGCGACGCCGCTGGGCTGCTTGTATCCCGTGGACCTGCGCAGCCGGTTGACGCCGCCGGTCGCCGCCGCGGCGGGCACCAACATGGCGGGCATGGCCTCCTTCGCCGCGGAGGTGGATCCGGCGGCCGACCTCCTCGAACTCGCACAACGCATTTCGGCCCGGCTGGCGCACGATCTCGCCGAGGGCGTCGTGCGGCAATCGGTACTGCATTTCCCGGACTTCTACGGCGTGACCAGGCGGCACTCGCTCGCCGGACATATCGCGGTGACCAACACCGGCGTCGTTCCCGCGTTCCGCATCCCGGCTGGTCTCGAGTTGACCGACTACGAGATCGTCTACCTCTCCGCGCATCCCCGTCCCTCCGCGGGCGCGTCGGCGGCGGTCACCTATCTCGTCTACACCTTCGCCGGTGAGCTGACCGTCGGCGTGCTCGGTGGCGGCGCGCACGCCGAAGGCCTGCTCGCGGCAGTGCGGGCCGAGCTGACCGCTCTCGCGGCGGTCTGCGCGGGCTGA
- a CDS encoding glycine--tRNA ligase — translation MENSRVAPKSKVDTVANLAKRRGLVYPCGEIYGGTKSAWDYGPLGVELKENIKKQWWRAMVTSREDVVGLDSSVILPRQVWVASGHVGVFNDPLVECLNCHHRFRQDHLQEAYALKNKIDDPDTVSMELIACPNCGTVGRWTEPRDFNMMLKTYLGPIESEEGLHYLRPETAQGIFVNFANVMTTARKKPPFGIAQIGKSFRNEITPGNFIFRTREFEQMEMEYFVKPGEDVEWHKYWIETRFSWYTDLGIAAENLRLFEHPKDKLSHYSAGTTDIEYRFGFQGNEWGELEGVANRTDFDLKTHSEHSGTELSFFDQTTNERYIPYVIEPAAGLTRSLMAFLVDAYAEDEAPNAKGGVDTRTVLRLDRRLAPVKAAVLPLSRNADLTPKAKDLAAQLRKNWNVEFDDAGAIGRRYRRQDEIGTPFCITVDFETLDDQAVTIRERDSMTQERIALDKVEGYLAQHLIGA, via the coding sequence ATGGAGAATTCTCGCGTGGCACCCAAGTCGAAGGTGGACACCGTTGCCAACCTCGCCAAGCGCCGGGGTCTGGTGTACCCGTGCGGTGAGATCTACGGAGGCACCAAGTCGGCGTGGGATTACGGTCCGCTGGGTGTCGAGCTCAAGGAGAACATCAAGAAGCAGTGGTGGCGCGCGATGGTCACCAGCCGCGAGGACGTCGTCGGTCTCGACTCCTCGGTGATCCTGCCCCGTCAGGTGTGGGTCGCCTCCGGCCACGTGGGCGTGTTCAACGACCCGCTGGTCGAGTGCCTGAACTGCCATCACCGCTTCCGGCAGGACCACCTGCAGGAGGCGTACGCGCTGAAGAACAAGATCGATGATCCCGACACGGTCTCGATGGAGCTCATCGCGTGCCCGAACTGTGGCACCGTCGGCCGCTGGACCGAGCCGCGCGATTTCAACATGATGCTCAAGACCTACCTCGGCCCGATCGAGTCCGAGGAGGGCCTGCACTACCTGCGCCCGGAGACCGCTCAGGGCATCTTCGTGAACTTCGCCAACGTGATGACCACCGCGCGCAAGAAGCCGCCGTTCGGCATCGCGCAGATCGGCAAGAGCTTCCGCAACGAGATCACCCCGGGCAACTTCATCTTCCGCACCCGCGAGTTCGAGCAGATGGAGATGGAGTACTTCGTCAAGCCGGGCGAGGACGTGGAGTGGCACAAGTACTGGATCGAGACGCGGTTCTCCTGGTACACCGATCTCGGCATCGCCGCGGAGAACCTGCGGCTGTTCGAGCACCCGAAGGACAAGCTCTCGCACTACTCGGCGGGCACCACCGACATCGAGTACCGCTTCGGCTTCCAGGGCAACGAGTGGGGTGAGCTGGAGGGCGTCGCCAACCGCACCGACTTCGACCTGAAGACGCACTCCGAGCACTCCGGAACCGAGCTGAGCTTCTTCGACCAGACCACCAACGAGCGCTACATTCCGTACGTCATCGAGCCTGCGGCGGGCCTCACCCGCTCCCTGATGGCCTTCCTGGTCGACGCCTACGCCGAGGACGAGGCGCCCAACGCCAAGGGCGGCGTGGACACCCGGACCGTGCTGCGCCTGGATCGCCGCCTCGCGCCCGTGAAGGCGGCGGTGCTTCCGCTCTCGCGCAACGCCGATCTCACGCCCAAGGCCAAAGACCTGGCCGCGCAGCTGCGCAAGAACTGGAACGTCGAGTTCGACGACGCGGGCGCCATCGGCCGCCGCTACCGCCGCCAGGACGAGATCGGCACGCCGTTCTGCATCACCGTCGACTTCGAGACGCTCGACGACCAAGCAGTGACCATTCGTGAGCGCGACAGCATGACCCAGGAGCGCATCGCGCTGGACAAGGTCGAGGGCTATCTCGCCCAGCACCTGATCGGCGCCTGA
- a CDS encoding metalloregulator ArsR/SmtB family transcription factor, which yields MTAETAAAPPHNPYRSPGPAPVPSRTVLEDAGELLRALAAPVRIAIVLQLRESPRCVHELVDALGVTQPLVSQHLRILKAAGVVHGERSGREVLYELVDDHLAHIVVDAVAHAEEG from the coding sequence ATGACCGCCGAGACCGCCGCGGCACCGCCGCACAACCCGTACCGGTCGCCCGGCCCGGCGCCCGTTCCCTCACGCACCGTACTAGAGGACGCGGGCGAGTTGTTGCGGGCGCTGGCAGCGCCGGTTCGGATTGCCATCGTGCTGCAGTTGCGCGAGTCGCCGCGCTGTGTGCACGAATTGGTCGACGCGCTCGGGGTCACGCAACCACTGGTCAGTCAGCATCTGCGTATCCTCAAGGCCGCCGGTGTCGTGCACGGTGAGCGTTCGGGTCGCGAGGTGCTCTACGAACTCGTCGACGACCATCTGGCGCACATCGTCGTCGACGCCGTCGCGCACGCCGAGGAAGGGTGA